The following proteins are encoded in a genomic region of Sorangiineae bacterium MSr12523:
- a CDS encoding LysR family transcriptional regulator, translated as MFDPITLDQLRALVAVVEEGSFSAAARKLRRVQSAVSTAMSNLENQLGVPLWDRSTKVARLTEQGQAVLAAARRVLLEVDSLKRLTSDMVMGLEAQVSLCVDALFPLSALVELCEGFAKEFPSVDLRVDIQVLKAVTERVVSGAATIGVVAPPGVAGDLERTFLGRIEMIPVTGPKHPLASIRGPIPAARLADAVQVVLSERSDAGIADQAVLSPRTWRVADLHTKHALLRANLGWGNMPEHLIRNDLRSRKLVRIRPQAWVGMDLRVTFHAVYRPGSMFGPAHRWVLDRLASLLQEHRRNR; from the coding sequence ATGTTCGACCCCATCACGCTCGACCAGCTACGCGCGCTCGTGGCCGTCGTGGAGGAAGGCAGCTTTTCTGCGGCTGCGCGCAAGCTCCGGCGGGTCCAGTCGGCGGTGAGCACCGCCATGAGCAATTTGGAGAACCAGCTCGGGGTGCCCCTTTGGGACCGTTCCACGAAGGTGGCGCGCCTGACCGAGCAGGGCCAGGCGGTGCTGGCCGCCGCCCGGAGGGTCCTGCTCGAGGTCGACTCCCTCAAACGACTCACCAGCGACATGGTCATGGGCCTCGAGGCGCAGGTCTCCCTCTGCGTCGACGCCCTCTTTCCCCTGAGTGCCCTCGTCGAGCTTTGCGAGGGATTTGCCAAGGAATTCCCCTCGGTCGACCTGCGGGTGGACATCCAGGTGCTCAAGGCGGTCACCGAGCGCGTCGTCTCGGGCGCGGCCACCATCGGTGTCGTCGCACCACCGGGCGTCGCCGGCGATCTGGAGCGCACCTTTCTCGGCCGCATCGAAATGATCCCCGTCACGGGACCGAAGCACCCGCTCGCCAGCATCCGCGGCCCCATCCCCGCGGCCCGCTTGGCCGATGCCGTACAAGTCGTCCTCTCCGAGCGCAGCGACGCGGGCATCGCCGATCAGGCCGTCCTCTCACCGCGCACGTGGCGCGTCGCCGACCTGCACACCAAGCATGCCCTTCTGCGGGCCAACCTTGGGTGGGGCAACATGCCCGAACACCTGATTCGCAACGACCTGCGCTCCCGCAAACTCGTGCGCATCCGGCCCCAAGCATGGGTGGGCATGGACCTCCGGGTCACGTTTCATGCGGTGTATCGGCCCGGATCCATGTTCGGCCCGGCGCACCGATGGGTCCTGGATCGGCTCGCAAGCCTGCTCCAGGAGCATCGAAGAAACAGATGA
- a CDS encoding YceI family protein, whose product MATYSIDTAHSEIAFTVRHMMFAKVRGQFKTWSATLSYDPANASASNVQVEIDVASIDTHEAQRDGHLRSGDFFDAEKFPKITFASKRVESTGKGRYKLAGDLTIHGVTNEVTLEVEQTGHGKDPWGNERLGFNAKATILRSDFGLKWNQALETGGVLVSDKVEIEAELQVVQARAAA is encoded by the coding sequence ATGGCCACGTACTCGATTGATACGGCTCACTCGGAAATTGCGTTCACCGTTCGTCACATGATGTTCGCCAAAGTGCGGGGCCAGTTCAAAACCTGGAGCGCAACGCTCTCGTACGATCCTGCCAATGCGTCCGCCTCGAACGTCCAGGTCGAAATCGACGTGGCCAGCATCGACACGCACGAAGCTCAGCGCGACGGGCACCTGCGCTCCGGCGACTTTTTCGATGCCGAGAAATTCCCGAAGATCACCTTCGCGAGCAAACGCGTGGAGTCGACCGGCAAGGGCCGTTACAAGCTCGCTGGCGATCTCACCATCCATGGTGTGACCAACGAGGTCACCTTGGAGGTCGAGCAGACCGGCCACGGCAAAGATCCCTGGGGCAACGAGCGTCTCGGCTTCAACGCCAAGGCGACCATTTTGCGCAGCGATTTTGGCTTGAAGTGGAACCAGGCGCTCGAAACGGGCGGCGTCCTGGTCAGCGACAAAGTCGAGATCGAGGCCGAGCTTCAAGTCGTGCAGGCGCGCGCGGCAGCCTGA